GGCCGCGCAGCGGCGTCTCGAAGGATGCACGGCCCGGCCGGTGGCCGTCGTGCTTCGAGACGGCTGCTTCGCAGCCTCCTCAGCATGACGGACCACAACGCGCGGAATGCGCGACGAAACGCCTACTCGTCCTTCTTCGGCTGCGACATGCGCTCGAGACGTTCCTGCATGTCCTTCATCTGACGGCGCAGGTCGTCGATGTTGTTGTTCTCCGGCGCGGGCTCCGGCACCTTCTCAGACCCGGTGCTGGGACGCTGCGGCACGAACGGCTTGAACATCGAGAAGGTCTGCTGGAACAGCTCCATGTTGCGGCGGACCTGTTCCTCCAGCGGCGCAAACGGCGTTCCGCTCAAGGCGCCGGCGATCTGCTTGCGGAACTTTTCCTGTTCCTTGGTCAGCGTCTCCAGCGATTGCTCGAGATATTTCGGCACCACCATCTGCATGCTGTCGCCGTAGAAGCGGATCAGCTGGCGCAGGAACGTGGTCGGCAGCAGGTTCTGCCCGGCCTTGTTTTCCTGCTCGAAGATGATTTGTGCGAGCACGGAGCGGGTGATGTCGTCGCCTGTCTTGGCGTCGTAGACGAGGAAATCCTCGCCTTCCTTCACCATCGCGGCGAGATCCTCAAGTGTCACGTAAGTGCTCGTACCGGTATTATAGAGCCTCCGGTTCGCGTACTTCTTGATCGTAGTCGGTTGTTCAGATTTTGCCATGGGCTCACACTTCAAACACCGAAGGATCCGGAACCCGGCAGCACCGCCGCAGGGCTAAATGCAACGCATCGCAGCAAAGGTAAGCATTTTCAAAGCGCTTCGGCTACCGTTTTGTGCGGCACGGTTAATCTCAAAGCATAGGGATTGCTCAGGAAACTGCCAAGGGCGTCAATTTGAGTGCGTCGCGGCGCGAATTCGGCCACACTCCGATTGACATGCCTCAACGAGGTTTACAGGATGGGTAGTTAAGAGACAGGCCCGCCAACCGGCCGCCCGCCGTCGAAAAAACCCAGCCACAACCACAGGAGATGTCCATGTCAGACGATGTCGTCATCGTCAGCGCCGCCCGCACCCCGGTCGGCAGCTTCAACGGCGCGTTCGCCACCACCCCCGCCCACGACCTCGGCGCGATCGCCATCAAGGCGGCGCTGGAGCGCGCGGGCGTCGAGCCCGGGCAGGTCTCCGAAGTCATCATGGGCCAGATCCTCACCGCCGCGCAGGGCCAGAATCCGGCCCGCCAGGCCTCGATCTCGGCTGGCATCCCGGTGGAGAGCCCGGCCTGGGGCGTCAACCAGCTCTGCGGCTCGGGCCTGCGCTCGGTCGCCCTCGGCTACCAGGCACTGGTCAATGGCGACTCCTCGATCGTCGTCGCCGGCGGCCAGGAGTCCATGAGCATGGCCCCCCACGCGCAATATCTGCGCGGCGGCGTCAAGATGGGCGGCCTCGAACTGGTCGACACCATGATCAAGGATGGGCTGTGGGATGCCTTCAACGGCTACCACATGGGCAACACCGCCGAGAACGTCGCCA
The DNA window shown above is from Bradyrhizobium sp. ISRA464 and carries:
- the phaR gene encoding polyhydroxyalkanoate synthesis repressor PhaR, which codes for MAKSEQPTTIKKYANRRLYNTGTSTYVTLEDLAAMVKEGEDFLVYDAKTGDDITRSVLAQIIFEQENKAGQNLLPTTFLRQLIRFYGDSMQMVVPKYLEQSLETLTKEQEKFRKQIAGALSGTPFAPLEEQVRRNMELFQQTFSMFKPFVPQRPSTGSEKVPEPAPENNNIDDLRRQMKDMQERLERMSQPKKDE